A single genomic interval of uncultured Desulfobacter sp. harbors:
- a CDS encoding DUF6399 domain-containing protein, with protein MKRPYNESGHVTSINRKWERAEIAKLVQDFESRGQAVSQRDFSKNNGIARSTLRYWADRKNSIDADPILIEFFESPVGIAFLHRLMTSAHVSFTKAGAASIHNVSDFLIRSGLSPFVASSYSSQRKVSAQIDDKIIQFGNIEDERLGQQMPAKIITLCEDETFHPQICLVAMEPVSNFILVERYALNREAKTWNEAIDNALSGFPVEVIQVASDEGRSLISHALKGLKVHHSPDCFHVIYEIGKGTCGALMSKIKKAEKEYERKVKLTHDIEQKKEKFDTADKRPRGRRPHFEKRIEQAKAQEQFAQKNLDQARLNYETVRSEKAKIGKIYHPYNLETGQKQDSKTVDSLLIDCFDKIHTATANLSDRCKERVNKAQRVVNSMVATIAFFFHMVDVYLDNMNLSDRDKNLMHNYLIPGHYLKLAARRHRDIDRKTEILQKSQDLLSVVNCTDGYCDVISDCKIKELEKAAKSCAQLFQRSSSCVEGRNAQLALRHQGIHRLSDRHLKASTIMHNYYIKRRDGTTAAERFFEAKPNDLFEFLLNNVDYPARPRNQLKLVA; from the coding sequence ATGAAAAGACCATATAATGAATCGGGACATGTAACAAGCATAAACAGGAAATGGGAACGAGCCGAAATAGCAAAACTTGTGCAGGATTTTGAATCAAGGGGGCAGGCCGTTAGCCAGCGTGATTTTTCAAAAAATAATGGTATTGCTCGCTCAACACTTCGGTATTGGGCAGACCGAAAAAATAGTATTGATGCAGATCCAATTTTAATAGAATTTTTTGAAAGTCCAGTTGGCATAGCTTTTTTACACCGATTGATGACATCTGCCCATGTTTCGTTTACTAAAGCTGGAGCGGCCAGCATCCACAATGTCAGCGATTTTTTAATCAGATCCGGCCTATCACCGTTTGTTGCATCATCATATTCATCTCAGCGCAAGGTTTCCGCTCAGATAGATGATAAAATCATCCAATTCGGAAATATTGAGGACGAGAGGCTTGGTCAACAAATGCCTGCAAAAATAATCACGCTTTGCGAGGATGAGACCTTTCACCCTCAAATTTGTCTTGTTGCTATGGAACCTGTTTCAAACTTTATCCTTGTAGAAAGATATGCCCTCAATCGTGAGGCCAAAACCTGGAATGAGGCAATAGACAATGCGCTTTCCGGTTTTCCTGTTGAAGTCATCCAAGTTGCCAGTGATGAAGGCCGTAGTCTTATCAGTCACGCGCTTAAAGGTCTTAAGGTTCATCATTCACCGGATTGTTTCCACGTCATTTATGAAATCGGAAAAGGCACTTGCGGTGCTTTGATGTCAAAAATAAAAAAAGCAGAAAAAGAATACGAAAGAAAGGTCAAGCTGACTCATGACATTGAGCAAAAAAAAGAAAAATTCGACACTGCTGACAAACGCCCCCGGGGACGTAGACCACACTTTGAAAAAAGAATTGAGCAGGCTAAAGCCCAAGAACAATTTGCTCAAAAAAACTTGGATCAGGCCCGCTTAAATTATGAAACCGTACGCAGTGAAAAAGCTAAGATAGGAAAAATTTATCATCCATACAACCTCGAAACCGGCCAGAAGCAGGATTCAAAAACTGTCGACAGCCTTCTGATAGACTGTTTTGATAAAATTCATACTGCCACAGCCAATCTCTCGGATCGATGCAAAGAGCGTGTCAATAAAGCCCAACGAGTTGTGAATAGTATGGTTGCAACCATTGCCTTCTTTTTTCATATGGTCGATGTTTACCTTGATAATATGAACCTATCGGATCGCGACAAAAACCTGATGCACAACTATTTAATCCCAGGTCATTATTTGAAACTGGCGGCAAGGAGGCATAGGGATATTGACCGGAAAACGGAAATCCTCCAGAAGTCCCAAGACTTATTGTCGGTTGTTAACTGTACCGACGGATACTGCGATGTCATTTCAGATTGCAAAATAAAGGAGCTGGAAAAAGCCGCCAAGAGCTGCGCTCAACTTTTTCAAAGATCGAGTTCCTGTGTTGAGGGAAGAAATGCACAATTAGCACTCCGCCATCAAGGAATTCATCGTCTGAGTGATCGACATTTAAAAGCATCCACAATTATGCACAACTATTATATCAAAAGACGAGATGGAACCACGGCTGCTGAACGATTTTTTGAGGCTAAACCGAATGACCTCTTTGAATTTCTCTTGAATAATGTGGACTATCCGGCACGGCCACGAAACCAATTGAAATTAGTGGCTTAA